Below is a genomic region from Erigeron canadensis isolate Cc75 chromosome 7, C_canadensis_v1, whole genome shotgun sequence.
ACTTATCAAgacagaatcaacacattgGAGGATTCTAGTAAATGTGCATACTAATTTATCCAATGAAAGTATGGCAAATTTTCATTACCAAGTTCGAAAAAGTATGGCATGTCACTGTTACTACACATACGTTTTAAGTTTTGAAGTTGGTTCTAAGTTTGTTTCTCCCAATTGATTTTGAAGTTGGttctaagtttttattttaatggtcATACAATATCAAcctactaaaaaaatattaattaatatcgaTAGATAAAAAGTTAAACCCACTCTAAAATATTGATAATAAGAATTGAATAACTTTGTTATTGAATTGATTTCGATAGatagattaattaataaatatttaatattaataataaaatctttaaataattaataggaTTAAATTATgacataatcaatttttactttcataaaattgagctttgtgattggttaataaaatgtttggtcaactgtcttttagtatatataaagatatccATAGGtcatacatataaattatcGCCATCAATATAtgattgatatatttatataaagaattaATTAGTTTCGACTTTTTCGTATTAGGAgtttaataaaaagttatattaataaagttatttgatAATTCTAGGTaactaaatatatgtaaataatattaaagATGACACAAGTCGTTTAATAAAAACGCCATGTGTCGTCTAAAGGAAAccttaatcctgttttagtttattggtaaatgttaaattttaaatataaattattatcacACTTTGAATCATTTTTtaacacaaacacatatataattataaaaacatgtttatttttaaccacatcattgttttttgtttgaaaggaaattgaaattataaaatgatGCATGAATCATGAatgtttgataaatatattttaaaatcgaTTGGGAACACATGGATGATGATACtcttcttaattattataatatatcataaatgtatgataatatataaatctttcaaatttcaagtttatatataaatccacGTATTGAAAAACTAAGTTAGGCAAAATTCTCCAATCCCaatcatttattacattatttttactacgtattttttcacttaagttatttttatataatatattacattttcataAATTTCGAAATAGacaaatatttcaaaaatgttTGATATACTTAATTTACGTGAGgtaaatttaacttttattactttgtaataataatttttttaataatttttttaagcgACATACTACTATATCAGTATTGTAAATACCGTGTTCGGGGTGTCCAGTACAGCTATCCTCGCAAATGACCATTCAATAACCATTCCCGAGGTGTGGCCACGTCAcgactatttgcggcgacgtcgccgctaatggtGGTGACGTGGCGGTGACGTGGCATTCCTCGTACATGATCTGCAGTGTCGGTCTGTAAGGCAACATGTCAGTTTTTTgggtcccactattagcggcgacgtcgccgctaatacctgGTACCCAATGCCTTTATTTAATCAATAGCCGACTATACCTAGCTAATCGAAATCATCTACTCGCATGATCAACAGAATATTAATTCAACTTGTTTTAGGAAAACTTATATCTGTTTTTCAATGAAAAACTATATTATCTCTCATGTACTtgtaccttaaaaaaaaaaaagtatgaagcTGTTACTcacttttctaaaaaaaatatcgcAATGTCACAAAAGCTACAGTATTTAATAAGCTATTAATTAAACATgcatgtaatatatatacaaggtagattttataaaaaactgTTTGCTTATATAAAAGTGTTGCTTTAAAGTACTGAGAATGAGATTTCTTTGCTATTCAAATACTTACGTTTGACCTGTAAAAGAGATATATTGCGGcctctatttaaaaaaaaatatttttttttaagcatTGCAGCCTCGATTTATATATagccttttaaaaaactttttttcttttttgaacagctatgaatttttattaatagataTGTTTCAGCAAGgtaccaaaacaaaaaaattacaaaaattacaaTAGATAGGACGGACTCATTCATCAAAACGACCAAGAGACCTTAGACTTTTTATATCGGCTAGAGACCCAAAAGTAAGCCAACCATACAATAGATTGGGAAACAAAGTGACTACTTTCCACGATATCCTTGTATAGGATCAAATTTCGATGCTTCCAAAAAAACTAAgactattttgttaaaaaacttatttatgATCCAATGaaaattatgtttgtttttctaGATTAATTGGACCATGTTATGTTGAGAAACATCATATATTTTAGAGTtaagttttaggtaaaataaaacaagtattgaagtaaacaattaaaacaataggttttttcaAAATGAAAATCACCATGCATCATAAAAAGAATcatacatcaattgtttcgtgaatcttcgtgcatcaacttaaccatgatctaagggtcaatgtcttgtcttatttgttttactttaatagttgttttacaatacccaacccctttagagttaattatttaaatggtaTCTAACGTTTGCGCGATATTGCTAGTTTgatactttttctttcaaaattacgCGGATCATACCTAACGTTTCCAAAACTCCACTCGGATTATAACGGAACCAAATGCAGTTTGATGGCCGTTAAAACCCCctacgtgacttgcacgtgaggggttaaGATGTAATATcacgtttcttaattacttcaATGATACTTAACGTTTCCATGATATTGCTGGTTTTATACCtaatgtttaattattaattttttgtaaCTTTCTTATTTTGAAAGGTTAATTTCGCTTTAAGCccatgttttaaaaaccggtatttcagTCATACcggtgtaaatttttttttgatattatcggtattaccgaAACTACCGGCTGGTAggactatttttaattagtttttatctttttacaaaaattctccaaaacttgttacaatttaacaaaaatagtcaaaatacgcTTATAAtctactaaaaaataataccaaataggtatttcataacaaaatataagttttaaagttcacaaataaccaaaaataacaataaagtatcataaaaaaaattaaaaaaaatcacttaaatggtacataatgTTTGCACAATATTGCTGGTTTGAtacataatgtttagttattattattatttttttttatttttcttaaagcTAAATTTTGGTTGAAACTTTGTGTTGCAATAGGTCTAACATAtattgtctttttcttttctaacgATAACGTATGCTAGATCTCCTGCTGTCGAATCGCGTCACGAAgcttaaatcaatgttttaaataccgctaaataccgaccggtatttctggtattcctggtattatcaaaaaatataatttgaaattttttaaaaactattttatgatactttattgctatttttggttatatgtgatatttaaaacttatattttgttttgggtggattataagtgcattttgactatttttgttaaattgtaacaagttttggagaattcttataaaaaaataaaacctaattaaaaatagtcgtaccatCCGGTATTTTCAGTAATATCGGAATTTTTTCCACACcggtatgactaaaataccggttttatAACATTGGCttaaagcgaaattcacctttcaaaataaaaaaataccaaaaattaaaaatattaataactaaacattaggtatgaaaccaacaatatcgtgcaaatgttaggtaccatttaagtaattaagaaacgcgatattaaatctttacccctcacgtgcaaatCACGTCGGGGTATTTTTAACGGCCATCAAACGACGTTTGGTTCCAGTATGGTGAGTGGATTTTGGAAACGTTTGGTATGAGGTATCAAATCAGCAATATCGTggaaacattaggtaccatttaattaattaactctatattttatttataaaataagaatCACTCCGCGAAAAACAGttacatatttatttagtacgcataattttgatatataattatatatatgcaacACTTTGCTGAATCTTTGTTACACACCAAATTAAATACTCGTAAATTCTTAATTTCATGGATCGGTAAGCCCATATCTATTGAAAACGCGCACTTGTAACGGGCGATCGACGTGAATATTAATGGACATTCGGTATGTGTACTCATCTTTTTCATCACTCAGCCTAAACTGAAAGCAACCCAACAAGATAGAAGAGAAGATCTTCAGTTGCCTATATGCAAAATCTTGACCCAAACAGGTTCTTGGTCCAGCCTGCGTGCGTACGTAcgaagaaaaaataatataaataaaagttagtCACATGTATACCGCAATGATCGaacaacatatataatcaaCATTAATTACAAGTTGTATGTGCAACTGATCTTTACTAATACTACCTTTTATAAATTCTAGCCCCTTTCTTCTTTCGAAAATTATGAGACATTGGAAATTACTCGATTTTTCTTGATAACTGCCCTTTAAGAAAGACGtaaaatttatctatatattttttttaatcattaactCTTCTATAAACCTCTAAAAAGCatattggtttttatttttagaaattaaacACCTTTTTCAGTATTCTCAATTTCCCATAATACCCCTTAAGTATATTTTTTCTTCATAAAATACCTCTATCTAAACATAAAACTCTTGTATACCATCCTTTCTatcattctctctaatcataaCACACTTTCATCGACCTTTTATCACATCCGTcgccgccctccttctccaGCGCCTCTCTCGATCTCCACCGCCgctgcaacgtgcgggtactatgctcttatctttcaaaatatattCACTAGCatctttatataaaattatatttacattaacttACACTACTTATCCTAATGGTACCAACATCATGTGACCACATGAGTCCCAGATGAAAGATAGAGGTCACAAGTTCAAAACTTGTCAAAGAGAAGTgaagaaactatatcttgtgatcccaTGTGTGAGGATGATAACTTATTAGACATAAATTCTATGCGGTGTACCATCTGGGTACgcaaatggtacatgggaccaAAGAGCCACCCAATTACCCTTTTTAGCCTACACCGGTTGCTACTACCACCACCAGTCGTTGCACCACCGGACGACCGTCGCCGGCGTGTTACATTGATACcgtgttattatatattaatgaaaagatAAATGTTGTACATGGACATGTTGCAACGATAGTTTAAATAGATTAAATTTAGTATGTTATACACTATGTACgcgatataaaaaaatatttttaaagtttaatgttAGTATACTAACCTGAAAAGCCGTAAATTTAAAAGGACTTTCCGAACGAAAATAACCATTGTGATCTAGCCATCTTGTTGGCTTAAACTCGAGTGCATCATCACCCCAAATGAACTTCATTCTTCCCATTGCATATGGAAGATAAGCTACCAAATCTCCTTTCTTCACGTTACAACCATCTGGAAGAACGTCATCTGCAAAACATATTTTTGGATCCTGCATGCATATATTTTGTACATAGCATCGATCTTAACGTTGTTGTGGAATTCTAGATAATACATGACTAGTTAAAAGGAGTAGTAATACCACCGGTAATGCTGGATAGAGTCGAATAGTTTCCGACAAAGCTGCTTGAAGATATTGCATTTTATTGATTATGTCCTCGTTCACATTAGCCGCAAAATCAGCGACACTTGTAATCTTTTCGTTGATTTCAGTAGCTTCTTGGATTTCTTTCGcaatcttttcttggatttcaGGGTGTTTGCAAAGCATATATATGAACCAAGACATAGTAATCGCGATAGGATCTTTACCAGCAAGTACAAAGTTAAGTATTATATCCCGTAAGTACTTTTGATCtctatcattaatttgtataaaccTCGATAGTATGTCTTGTTTCTTCAACTACAAAGAAATACATGAATTATTTAAAAGAGATCCTAATGCAgtaataaaaagtcaaagtttaATTGGATATGATttcataaatttattaaataaaaacaataaaactatAAGAAAATGTCTAATAATGCAAAAATTTTCCCTTAATAACAATGATGTCATActttaaaaagtttcttttgataaaactgTATATATAGATGACGAAATGTAAAACaccatatatgtatttttagagTTATGAGAAAAAGAGAAtaattttttgagaaaaaagttattatgacatcataatctATCAAAATGTAAAACACCataatgtatatgtatttatagagttttgagaaaaagagaacaattttttgagaaaaaagtTATTATGGCATCATAATCGAATTGTAAAActccatatatgtatttttagagTTTTGATAAAAAGAGAATTATTTTTTAAGAGATAAATTatcatgacatcataattaaataaataaaatataaataaattactgGGAGAAGATTTGGAGATGCAATGTaagcaattttttaaaaataattatgttattataattttattttatttaatataaaaatttggttCCGAGACAACTTTTTCTCATtccaaacaaatattaaatgaTCCCCCTCTCACTTTATGTCTTCTTTTTTATCTAACTAAATCACACCAACCAtacaaatatatcaaaatatcaccATCATATCTTTTTGCATAGTAGCATGCATAATTGAAAGGAAGGTATCTTTTAGTTTATTCGTGGTAGACCATATCTTCTTTTATCTTATAGGGGTTTTTTAAATGCAGTATAAGAGCTGAATTAACAtccattaaatagttgtatgtttattataaaattcaaaaacactATAAGAAAACACCGGATTATCCACGAAATTTATACACAAATGCAATACCAAGGAATTGTATTTACGTTAAATGCAATCCCAAGGAATTGTATTTACTATTTTTCCAATATTACATACCAGATTAAAAAACGTATATAAGAAATTTAGTTGCTTTAATATATCAGATGTataatcaatattaattttgaaattagTCTTTCTTTTGTGATAAATTAAATCCAGGGTTCGTAGATCAGTCTATGAAAATCATCTAACCGTTTTAGCTTAATCAATGATGAATTTAAGACCTTTTATAAATCTAccaatacattaaaaaaatttgaaagattTCCTGAGTGATGCATGGTGTAATCCAGTGGCGGCTCAAGGTTTGTGTAGAGGCCTCAAACGAAATCAATTTTGGAGGCCTAATCCATTAcgatataaattaaagtaacaaaaaaaagtagctCGACTTTTGTTATTcaactactagtaataaaaagatGTAGATGTTgatcaaaaaactaaaaaggcgttactgcaatttaaattgtataatgatacttagtcctaaatccaaacattaagtctAATATGCAGAATATTGAGGCCTTGAAAATTTGGGGGCCTTAAGCGATCGCCTAATCTCGTACTATTGTTGAGCCACCTCTGGCGTAATCCTTTGGTGACATGTGTCTTTTTTATGTACTTAATtgttaagtaatttttttttaccaatatGTATTAACTTTtaactaatataattataataataatagttttaaaaataatcaaactgggtttttaattattatcaagatatgtcacccgggcgttgccgcgagagacattacatttgctaacgatttaataaaaaatattattcaataaataatgtgtcataaactttttgaagaaaacatgtattattcaaattattaaaaactgacatttgtcagttaaaaaatgaactgtaaaagttttgtatgaaagtgaaagtcgttcgcgtaaaagtttagtgctaaaagtgtaagagacttaaatgttgtggtgaaaataaaagaaaatcaaaaagtataaaaatttagtgctaaaagtataaggggttaaaatgttgtggtgaaaataaaataaatagaaagtttattattctttacaagttttcccatacatttctttttaatatatgtgttaaaaagtttgttgttaaAGTGTAAGagattaaaatattatagttaaaataaaagattatcaaaaagtagaaaaatttagtgttaaaagtgtaaggagttaatatattgtggtgaaaataaaaagattaaaaagtttattaagaattataaaagttttgttctaaaagtgtaaagagtaaaactattgtggtgaaaatataaataaaataaaaagtatactattctatACACGCTTTCTtgtaccttaaaataaaagaaaattaaaaactatgaaagtttagtgctaaaagtgtaaagagttaaaatattgtggtgaaaataaaaagaatacaaagtttactaaaaaatattttagtttagtactaaaagtgtaaagattgaaaattttgtgttgaaaataaaaagaataaaaagtttactaaaaggtattatagtttagtgctaaaagtataaagattaaaacttccgtggtgaaagtaaaaagaatacaaagtatattattactaaaaaaatattatagtttagtgctaaaagtataaagattgaaagttttgtggtgaaataaatagaacaaaaagtttactaaaaatttttataatttagtgctaaaaatgtaaagattgaaaattatgtggtgaaaataaaaaaaataaaaaatatattattttttacacGATTTTCGAGACTTTGTTTATAATATAttgtaatattaatatatattaaattaattagtattgtTAGTATGAAATTAAACTATGTTTctaattattactatatattaaattatttaatattattatttatatgaaaataaaagttcTAACAAAATATTCTAACTAAAATATTAAGTAATAATATGTATGGATACCACGTAcgaaataatattttttgtggTTTATATCACATTATACGTACATAAATTCGTACATCGTacgaatattattattaatctatatctatagtatataaagtaaattgggttttaattttcaactttcaacaatgtacacctaCTAATATAAAAGATACAATATCTTTAGAAGAAAtttcaatcactcatttttttttctcatttataaatcatttgataTCTCTAATTCACTCAAAATCTTTTActtcaaaaaccgtacatcgataaattataaaaattatataggtgttcttaaaatttcatgttgtttctttagagatgtcattcgatatactttcggcTAAtatttaaatccgagggcggagcccgtttgGCTAAGACATTTgcctatcatactctataaaCATATCACCTCTTATGATCTATCAcatttatgacctatcaccctcaccatctctgTCGCAATGTACGAGTATTTTCTCTCGTATTTTGATAAATAgagatacatatacatatttaagcTTACCGGAGAGTCATCCTTTGAGTTATGCATTTGTTCAGTCTTAGTCCGGATCACCTTGTAAACAAACTCGTCAATCACCTTGATGTTTTTCTTCAACTCCGCTTCAAATCCAATATTAAAAAACTTCTTGATCTTCCATGTTATATCAACAAACCTTTCATACGTCAAAGTGTTTGCATCATCAAATGCACGCATAAATTTGAGGTTTTCCTCAGTTGCACCGCTTAAATTATTAAGATCCACTCCAAAGCCAACTTTAAAGATTGAATCTGTTGTCGCTTTCATAAACCAGtcctatataaaaaaaaattcttatgattctttcaatttaaatagTTTCAGATGAACCTTTTTATATACTGTATAATGAATGCGATGTTTTATGCACACCATTAATATTTAGTCGTAGTGAAAAAGTCTTACATTTATATCGATTATTTGGTTACTACTCTTTGCTGCCTCTGAAAATATGTTCCCGAGTTTTATTGCACACTCTTTGAATGTGGCACTACTAAAATCTCTCAAGATTTTTGTAGAAAACTCTCGGCTTGATACCCTCCTTTGTTGCTGCCAACTAGTCCCATCTACTGCAAATATTCCGTCACCAAGTAGCTCTTTTATAATGCTGCGACTATATGTTCCCTGTAATGTTTTTTTACAATTGTAAATTGTAAGAAATATCTAGTGAGGGTAGCGATGAGGTGCTTTGGAAGTCCATGGTTTATTTCAAGTTTTGGAGTTTCCGTATGTTAATTTATTCTTGTATAAATAAATGTGTTATTTTTTGTAcgttctttttattaattttagaaGTGAGTTTTATTATATAGgggttggatattgtaaaacaaataagacaaaatcttgaccctttgatcatggttaaattaatGCACGAATATTCACGTAGCAATTCatgcacgataattttcatgatgcacgatgattttcagtgaagggaaacctattgttttatttgttttactttaatacttattttatttgacCTAAaaccttattatatatatataaaaagatatatcatGAATGTTTCCATCAATAATGTTATTGACAAACCTAGCTATTATTAGCAAATATATGTTGGCTAGATTTTGAGGAATTTTTGAGACGGGTGTTTCCAACAATATATGTCATATACTGATTCTAACACtaataatttcaaaatttgtaaCGTTACCGCATATATATCCatgaatatattaaaatatgattgtgtattttgtttattggcACTTGATATATTCcttatatgatatatgtcaCTTTTGGcgtaatataatttaaaaaaattcttaatttataattacctaattgtaatcaaatactaaaGTTTcgatataataaacaaaaaaaggtttttatcAACACTTGCCACATTTTGTGTTAATTTGttgtaactaaaaaaaattcttaattcATAATCAGCTAAATGTAATCAAATATTAatctttagatttaatatatatctcattatatattttgttattattatactaagTTTCCA
It encodes:
- the LOC122609175 gene encoding cytochrome P450 704C1-like, translating into MELSNPIVTIFSILLVLLISICIHNLKKQKKDAKKYHPFGGTVFDMLKNYGQLHHYMTDHAAKYKTYRIFSPFHGEVYTADPVNVEYMLKTNFQNYGKGTYSRSIIKELLGDGIFAVDGTSWQQQRRVSSREFSTKILRDFSSATFKECAIKLGNIFSEAAKSSNQIIDINDWFMKATTDSIFKVGFGVDLNNLSGATEENLKFMRAFDDANTLTYERFVDITWKIKKFFNIGFEAELKKNIKVIDEFVYKVIRTKTEQMHNSKDDSPLKKQDILSRFIQINDRDQKYLRDIILNFVLAGKDPIAITMSWFIYMLCKHPEIQEKIAKEIQEATEINEKITSVADFAANVNEDIINKMQYLQAALSETIRLYPALPVDPKICFADDVLPDGCNVKKGDLVAYLPYAMGRMKFIWGDDALEFKPTRWLDHNGYFRSESPFKFTAFQAGPRTCLGQDFAYRQLKIFSSILLGCFQFRLSDEKDEYTYRMSINIHVDRPLQVRVFNRYGLTDP